AAATTACAATTGCTTGAGACACACTCTAGGATTGTACATGTTTGACAATAAACTAAGTTTTGCAATATCTTAACAACCAATAGATTTTCTTGTATTTGGTTATTTCTCATTGGCAAACTCTTTCTTGTTTGATCTAAACTAATAGGAAAACGGTAGTTTTGTTCGGGCTGCCTGCACTTGGCCAATTGATTGCTATTATCCTTTATGCTTTGTTTATGAATGTCCTTGGTGCTGCGAAAATCTTTCTTTGCTGGTTGTTCCTTGCTTACATTTCTCATTGAACTTCATCCCGCAAGGTTATAGAGCTATTTTAAGGTTCCTTACACGGATCTGTTGTCATAAAGATGTTTGAAATTGGCTTTTGTATTTCAATTGGTTTTCCTTAGTAGAGTTTAGATGTTTTCATGATGAAAAAGTGTAATAATGGTCTGCAATTATGGTATAATATTCTTTATTCCTTTAAGCACTATGATTTAATCAAAAGTAAAACAACGACAACAAATGAAGTCCTGTATCTCGTTTGCTAATTGCTCTTCCCTTGTTTGCAGGTCAATCATTTAGTCAGTGTACTACGAGGAAACTGTTTGTCTTGTTTATGATTTGAGGAACTAAGATTGCTACCTTAACGGGGGTTTCAAGTCGGTAGTTTGACATTGAATGTCTGGCGAATCAAGATTCTTTTAGACCGTAACTGAACAGTGAAAGTTGCAGTTTGGATTTATACTTTCAACTAATAAATGCCGAGGGGGAGATCTGATGGATTGCAACAAAAGCATTCAGTTGCTTTCCTCTTTATTGTGGcattttttcttggttttttgtATGTGTATGGCGGATCCATCTTTGGTTCTCAGAATAGTGGGTCATCTGCTCTTGAATATGGAAGATCATTGAAAAGACTTGGCTCATCATATTTAGGTGCAGAGGATGACAATGGTGGCAATCGAGATGAATCTTTGGCAAGCTTCAAGCAGGGAGAAGGGGAGGCAAATATTTTCTCAAAGAGTTTTCCTGTATGTTGATTTGTAAGCTTAGACTTAGAGCGCATACATTCTTTCTCAATCGCTTCATGCAACATTCATTTTATTGCTATTGCTATCATTCATGCTTAATGTAACAtctctaatttttttgtttttgctatTGGTATTTGGTTTAATCAGTGGTATTACTATAATGAACTCTCTCTTATATactgttttatttgaatttcgGTTGCTAAACTCGGAAGTCCAAGCATGAGAGTTGGATAAGTTTTGATAAATATAACATGTTACggaagatgcttaaaatgtatcataaatggaaaagtaaaagatgaagaaaactAGTTTCTTGTCCACATCCACAATAACATCCCAATCAAGCAACAAGGTTCTTGTTtacataatgaaaataaaagttatacttTCATAGATAAATAAATGGAAACAATCAAGTTCATGTAcatcatttaaatttacttCTGGCTCTTCATAAATCTCAGTGTTTACGATGTTTATGCTTTTGAAGGTTTGTGATGATCGTCATTCCGAGTTGATTCCATGCCTAGATAGACACCTCATCTATCAAATGAGGATGAAGTTGGACCTTTCTGTAATGGAGCACTATGAGAGACATTGTCCACCTGCAGAAAGGCGTTACAATTGCTTAATCCCTCCTCCATCGGGATACAAGGTGAAGATTTGTTTGAATAGATGTTATTTCTAACATATCCTCTGATAGACATGTATTGTtccactccaacattttctgtTTCTATAATGTTGCAGGTCCCTATTAAGTGGCCACAGAGCAGAGATGAGGTATGGAAAGCAAATATCCCACACACTCACCTGGCACATGAGAAGTCAGACCAGAATTGGATGGTTGAAAAAGGTGACAAAATAATGTTCCCTGGAGGTGGAACTCATTTTCACTATGGAGCTGATAAATACATTGCATCAATTGCAAATGTAAGTCTGCAACCGACTTTAATGGTTCTGCCTGTAAAAAATCAGTTATGCTTACAAGTACCAGGCTTAACAGTGCTAGTTGTCAACTTTAATGGTTCTGCCTGTAAAAANNNNNNNNNNNNNNNNNNNNNNNNNNNNNNNNNNNNNNNNNNNNNNNNNNNNNNNNNNNNNNNNNNNNNNNNNNNNNNNNNNNNNNNNNNNNNNNNNNNNNNNNNNNNNNNNNNNNNNNNNNNNNNNNNNNNNNNNNNNNNNNNNNNNNNNNNNNNNNNNNNNNNNNNNNNNNNNAAAATCAGTTATTATGCTTACAAGTACCAGGCTTAACAATGCTAGTTGTCGACTTTAATGGTTCTGCCTGTTAAAAATCAGTTATTATGCTTACATGTACCAGGCTTAAAAGTGCTAGTTGTCTGGTAAATTCTGTTTATCTAGATTTGCTTGCATTTGATACATAAATCATTATCTGAAAATTCCAGTTTACTTTGCCAGATGCTTAACTTTTCAAACAATAATCTAAACAATGAAGGAAGATTGCGGACAGTGCTTGATGTTGGCTGCGGTGTTGCAAGTTTTGGAGGATATCTTCTATCATCCGATATCATTGCAATGTCCTTGGCACCAAATGATGTGCATCAGAATCAAATTCAATTTGCCCTAGAAAGAGGAATTCCTGCATATCTTGGTATCCTTGGAACAAAAAGACTCCCTTACCCCAGCCGATCTTTTGAGCTTGTTCATTGTTCTCGCTGTCGAATTGATTGGCTTCAAAGAGATGGAATACTACTTCTTGAACTAGACCGATTGCTTCGACCAGGAGGTTATTTTGCATACTCATCTCCTGAGGCATATGCCCAGGATGAAGAGAATCTCAAGATATGGAAAGAAATGAGTGAGCTTGTGGAGCGTATGTGTTGGAAAATAGCAGCAAAGAGGAACCAAACTGTTGTCTGGCAAAAACATGGGAGTAACGACTGCTATATGGAAAGAGGACCTGATGCTCACCCTCCTCTTTGCCAGTCTGATGATGACCCGGATGCAGTTTGGGGAGTAAATATGGAAGCATGCATAACACGTTACAGTGACCGTGAGTAGTCTTTTCTCTGTGTTATTTGATGATTTTGCATTCCATGGATTCTAGTGATTTCCTTTCAAGTATCAATTCTTAGTTGCTTCTTTAGTGCCATGCATCCCCAGATCCTAAGTCAGTAAACTGAAAAAATCCTGCATTGTTTATTTTAGCAGATGACAACAGAGCCGAGGGTAGTGGTTTAGCTGCATGGCCTGCAAGATTGACTACACCTCCTCCTAGACTATCTGACTTTGGCTATTCAAATGAAATGTTTGAAAAGGATACGGTAATCAGAATTACATTTGATCTTCTTGTTAACGATCATAATTATCTTTGCAGTACAACAATATTCTTTTAGATAAATCAATTGTTGGCTTAAATTTGGTCATCTGCAGGAACTATGGCAAAGGAGAGTTGCGAAGTACTGGGATCTCTTGAGTCCGAAAATTGCATCAAACACATTGAGGAATATTATGGATATGAAAGCATACATGGGTTCATTTGCGGCAGCTCTTATAGACAAGAATGTTTGGGTTATGAATGTTGTGCCCCATGATGGAGTCAATACACTTAAGCTCATATATGACAGAGGTCTCATAGGATCTACTCATGACTGGTATTGAAGCTAGATTGCTTACATTGCATATATATTGCTTCTTTGACAAGTTTCTACGTATTCATTTCGTTTTCTAACCTGTTAACTAGTGATGAATAAGCAAGAGTTTTGATGTGGTGATCTTAAACAGGTGTGAAGCATTCTCAACATACCCCAGAACCTATGATTTACTTCATGCATGGAGTGTCTTCTCTGACATAGAAAAAAGAGGTTGCAGTCTGGAGGATCTATTAATTGAGATGGATCGTGTGCTTCGGCCCACTGGTTTCGTGATCATCCGGGATAAGCAGCCAGTGATTGATTTTGTAAAGAAGTACCTAAGTGCTTTGCACTGGGAAGCAATTGATTCCAGTTCTGACTCTGTTCAGGATGgtgatgaagttgtttttaTCATCCAGAAGAAACTGTGGCTGACTAGTGAAAGCTTTAGGGACGCAGAATAGGACAACCATtgcattttcatcttcttacaTATTATTATCTGCTGCTGCTGCAAGGGATCAAACCACCTCCCAAGTAGTGAAGTGGATCAGTAAACAACTTCATTTTCTAGCATTACATGttgttttcctttcatttaatTTCCTTCTTTTGATTCTAATTTTTGGGCTGATGATTATTCAATGTGATTAAGACATACATAGGCACGAAGCTTTTTATAGGCAATTCAAAATTTTGCCTGCATTTGGGGTTTATGTAAGGGCAAGCTATATAACAATGACGACATAGAAGTCACTTATATAAGTTATAGGATGTAGTATATACacatttctttttgttgttgaactttaatttaTGAAGAGTAGATTTTAATCCTacttcaattttacaaaaacaaaatcgtAACTTGCACTGatttatataaatgtgataaattcactttatctttaattaatataggatttttaatacatttttttacacataactatatatatatatatatatatatatatatatatatatatatattttatgtgtgagactaaatatatatgataaaaagcGAAGAGGGTACGCAGTGTGGGATCAGATAGATGAAATCTTAACTCTTAAGTTCTATTGTTCTTTGTCTttattgcacataaatgttaaAGAAgccaaaagagaaaacaaatggCTAATATAGATAAAACTACTGATAATATTCATTGTATGATGGTGATTTCATTAAGcaaacattttgtttcttttatcgTTCCAATTTACAAGCATATCGAGATTGCAATAttggacaattttaaaaaaattgaaaataagagGAAAGTATAATTAATGTCTTCTAAAAGTGTCAAGAATCAGATTGTTAGaattatcaaatttaaagaACTTAGATGGAGTTATTTTTCTAATCCAGTAAGTTTACCATGCGGTGTTTCAAATCTCTGTACggaataattgaaattaaagttcTTTTAATATCAAGtgatcttttcattttctttattttcttaccaGATGTTGTCTCTTTTTATTATGCAATATTAATTGTGGTTGAAACATTAAAGTTTGGGATTAGACTAATAATCACTGAATCAGACATGAGGAGTGGAAAGGATCCCACCAACAATAATTTCTGATAATTGAAATTGTAAAGtaaataactatataaaatCAACAAAGAACTCTACTGTTAATATTATTAAGTAGATTTGTGATGGTAATCATACAGTAAAATTGTAActgaataaaacataaaaaaagaaaaagcaccTTAGTTTGGTAACAAATAGCAGTGTGagatgaaaaggaaagaaatgaaGTGGTTTCCAACTCTCATTAAAATCTATATCTAATAAAGGTGATATACCTGTTGtatgaacatgttttttttttttttatatataattttcccattattattattataataccaTATTAATAATCCTCCATTACCCACTTAAAATTAAGGGGACCCAACACCTTTTCTAGACTTCTTTTCAGTCAGTGGAAACATTGCAAGAAGGaaagattaaagaaaatgatGTCTGAACAAAGGGTTTGGAGAATTCCTAGTGTCATTGgatgttgttttgccacactaCATAATCATCAACCCAAAATATAAAGGTTGTGTCTTTATGCTGATGAACAAGAATACTAGAATTGCTCATATCATATTCATAATACAAGTATAGTATTATCCATTTtgggataaaaaaattaaaacgctCCCAAACCAATGTAATGTGAATTTATAGACCATAAAATGCAACCAACAGTTAGCTTCCTAGGatcataaaaaaacattgaGTGTTGAGAAACTAAGGGACACCTACTCCAACATCTCTTTTGAATGTATTCACTACAACTATTTAGAACATTGGAagaaagagttaaaaaaaataatatcggATTTAAATAATCGGTTATGGAAATATGTGAAGTCatacacattaaaaaattaattaaaatttaacccTCTTTACTATGTGTAGTATAACATAAAATGTTAGAACACTCTAAAAGACTTATATATCAAATTTGGATGGTAGAAAATAAAGAGGTTCCCaacttttaacataaaaaatatataaaagaatatatataaaaggaaaaaaaagaaaaagaaaaaaaaggagtaaACGAGGGAATGAATGGGGCATGGAAATGATGGTCGTAAAGTGgtcctctttctttctctctctttctccctcCACCTTCTTTCTTCACACCGATAATCTCGGctctttcacttttctttcaacaCTTTCTTTCGCTCTATCTGACTCACTTCTTTCGCTCCCACATGCCACAACCTCCTGATTTCTCTCAATTTCAGGTTTTTCCCTCTAACACCCTTTTGCTTTTTCAGTCCGAACTTCATGTTGTTTTGCTTCTTCAAGTGTTGCTTAATTCATTTCGATTCGATTTCGATGATGGGtatcttcaattttaattcttgccttttggttttgtgtttgtttgtttggttgGTTAGTACAATGAGAAGTGAAGTgaaagtcaatttttttttttcgttggtGACAGTGACGGGTCTTTGTGGCTGTTCAAGATTGTAATTTGACCTTGTTTTTGTCTACCCATTTAAGGGATTTGACTTGTACTGTGTGCAATTGAGTGTCCTTGATGGATATGTGGGGATCGCTGGTTGGGCTGAAGATCGGGGCTGCTTCTTTGAATTCCACGGTTTCTATGTTTTTTAAGCTTTTGAGTAATCTGAAAGTTTACCTCTGCTTCAATTGTCCAGTTTAAGTGTTTTGAACTAGACAGTGTATGGTCAATTTGCTTCCGGTAGTTTTCAAGCATTGCAAATTTGATCAAGGTTTTGAAGTCTAATTTGTTGTTAAATGCGTATCTTAGCTAATGGTTATCATTTTATGAACTTTGTGGCGGATTGTTCCACTTTGCAATGTTTAGGTTTAATTATATTCATCGTACTgcatttcctcactttctctgACAATTTGTTCCGGTTGACATTGGATTGTTGTAATAATTCATCTGCCCTTTGTTGTATTTGTATTCTAACAAATACGGATGAAATGAAATGAGCTCTTAaatttcttcttctctatttgCATTTGATAGCACTCACTTTCTTTCTTCTGATTAAGCGGTTCCAGGATATTTTTTCGCCCAATGGTTTATTTTTGCTTCTGATCAGCAAAAAAATAGTTGGCAGTTTAAGTTTGTTTATTCGTCAGCAATATTTTCATGTTTAGGCAGAAGTAAGAGTTATTGTGCCTTGGATTCATATATGTTGAACATTGGCTTCTTGATTTTCATTACTGGCACAATGTTGTCCTTGGTTGAgaaaaattctaatatttttagtgCATAACAAGCAGGCTTAAGAGATTTCCAAAATGGATAGATGCTGGTTTAATAAACTAAAGCCAAAAGATAAAACACGGTCTTCAAAAAGCAAGGAAACTACGGGCATTGCaaaagaagggtcaaaaaccccaaCCAATGAAGTAGCACCTTCAAATGTGACCAAACAGAAGGTTGCAGCTGCAAAGCAGTATATAGAAAACCATTATAAGAAACAAATGAAGGACTTGCAGGAGAGAAGGGAACGGTATGTTTACTTTTATCCTATATTTTGGATCATTGTGATTGTATAATCTAAAGTTCCTGATGACTAATTCTCTCATGTAAAGTAGTTGTTTTAACTTAGATATGGGCATCTCCCGGGAAATATAAATGAGGGATTTCTTTAGTTTCCTTGCTTGTCATTGTACTAGCCAAATAAGGAGCTAATCAGTATTCTTTGACGTTGGTATACAATCTTGTATGATGTGTGATTCTTGATATATTGTTCTGTAAAACTTTTCTCTACCCAAAAGATGGATCACTCATCATGACAGAATtgctttatttttgttcttgaaATATTGTCCTATATTGTCTCTGATGGGCTGTAGTAGATCATGTGCACACAATTTCTGCAGATGGCTATTGTTGTAAGTTCTTAATAAGGCTAAACACATTATTCTTGCAGGCGTAATATGCTAGAGAAAAAGTTGGCAGATGCTGAAGTCTCTGAAGAAGAGCAGAACAATTTGCTTAAGTATTTTGAGAAAAAGGAGAGGGAATACATGCGCCTTAAGAGGCATAAAATGGGGGCTGATGATTTTGAGCCCTTGACTATGATTGGGAAGGGTGCATTTGGAGAGGTATAATCTAcctttattcattaaaatttaaaaaatgatgtttCTGATTTTTCACATGTCACAAAAGATTTGCCAGATAATTTGTGACTctgcaatttttttctttataggTCAGAGTATGCCGAGAGAAGGCGACTGGTCATGTATATGCCATGAAGAAACTTAAGAAATCAGAAATGCTTCGCAGAGGCCAGGTAACAGAATCATCAGGACTTGTTCtcattattaaaatgaatattctcttgttagactcatttattacgtTTTAACCCTGTTTAGGTGGAACATGTAAAAGCTGAGAGGAATCTACTTGCAGAAGTCGACAGCAATTGCATTGTAAAGCTTTATTGTTCCTTTCAAGATGAAGAGTTCTTATATCTCATAATGGAGTATCTGCCTGGTGGGGATATGATGACTTTGCTCATGCGGAAGGATATACTGACAGAAGATGAGGCCAGGTTCTATGTTGGGGAGACCGTCCTAGCCATAGAGTCAATTCATAAACATAATTACATTCATCGGTAAGCTCAAGCTGCAAAATCTAATTTTACACCACTAAAatcttattgttttaattttacagTGGTCCTGTTTTCTTACACATAGTAAAGGTATACTACTCTATTTTTTTACATGCGTTCCAGAGATATCAAGCCTGACAACTTGCTGCTAGACAGAAATGGTCACATGAAATTATCAGACTTTGGATTATGTAAACCACTAGATTGCAGTAATCTTCAGGAGAAGGACTTCTCTATTGGAAGCAACAGAAGTGGAGCCCTTCAGAGTGATGGACGCCCTTTGGCTCCTAAAAGAAGCCAACAGGAGCAACTCCAACATTGGCAGAAAAATAGGCGAATGCTTGTAAGTCACTCAATATACATAAGCAGCCATTAC
This genomic interval from Vigna radiata var. radiata cultivar VC1973A chromosome 8, Vradiata_ver6, whole genome shotgun sequence contains the following:
- the LOC106771860 gene encoding probable methyltransferase PMT8 isoform X1 codes for the protein MPRGRSDGLQQKHSVAFLFIVAFFLGFLYVYGGSIFGSQNSGSSALEYGRSLKRLGSSYLGAEDDNGGNRDESLASFKQGEGEANIFSKSFPVCDDRHSELIPCLDRHLIYQMRMKLDLSVMEHYERHCPPAERRYNCLIPPPSGYKVPIKWPQSRDEVWKANIPHTHLAHEKSDQNWMVEKGDKIMFPGGGTHFHYGADKYIASIANMLNFSNNNLNNEGRLRTVLDVGCGVASFGGYLLSSDIIAMSLAPNDVHQNQIQFALERGIPAYLGILGTKRLPYPSRSFELVHCSRCRIDWLQRDGILLLELDRLLRPGGYFAYSSPEAYAQDEENLKIWKEMSELVERMCWKIAAKRNQTVVWQKHGSNDCYMERGPDAHPPLCQSDDDPDAVWGVNMEACITRYSDPDDNRAEGSGLAAWPARLTTPPPRLSDFGYSNEMFEKDTELWQRRVAKYWDLLSPKIASNTLRNIMDMKAYMGSFAAALIDKNVWVMNVVPHDGVNTLKLIYDRGLIGSTHDWCEAFSTYPRTYDLLHAWSVFSDIEKRGCSLEDLLIEMDRVLRPTGFVIIRDKQPVIDFVKKYLSALHWEAIDSSSDSVQDGDEVVFIIQKKLWLTSESFRDAE
- the LOC106771860 gene encoding probable methyltransferase PMT8 isoform X2, with the translated sequence MPRGRSDGLQQKHSVAFLFIVAFFLGFLYVYGGSIFGSQNSGSSALEYGRSLKRLGSSYLGAEDDNGGNRDESLASFKQGEGEANIFSKSFPVCDDRHSELIPCLDRHLIYQMRMKLDLSVMEHYERHCPPAERRYNCLIPPPSGYKVPIKWPQSRDEVWKANIPHTHLAHEKSDQNWMVEKGDKIMFPGGGTHFHYGADKYIASIANMLNFSNNNLNNEGRLRTVLDVGCGVASFGGYLLSSDIIAMSLAPNDVHQNQIQFALERGIPAYLGILGTKRLPYPSRSFELVHCSRCRIDWLQRDGILLLELDRLLRPGGYFAYSSPEAYAQDEENLKIWKEMSELVERMCWKIAAKRNQTVVWQKHGSNDCYMERGPDAHPPLCQSDDDPDAVWGVNMEACITRYSDHDNRAEGSGLAAWPARLTTPPPRLSDFGYSNEMFEKDTELWQRRVAKYWDLLSPKIASNTLRNIMDMKAYMGSFAAALIDKNVWVMNVVPHDGVNTLKLIYDRGLIGSTHDWCEAFSTYPRTYDLLHAWSVFSDIEKRGCSLEDLLIEMDRVLRPTGFVIIRDKQPVIDFVKKYLSALHWEAIDSSSDSVQDGDEVVFIIQKKLWLTSESFRDAE
- the LOC106772426 gene encoding serine/threonine-protein kinase tricorner isoform X1, translating into MDRCWFNKLKPKDKTRSSKSKETTGIAKEGSKTPTNEVAPSNVTKQKVAAAKQYIENHYKKQMKDLQERRERRNMLEKKLADAEVSEEEQNNLLKYFEKKEREYMRLKRHKMGADDFEPLTMIGKGAFGEVRVCREKATGHVYAMKKLKKSEMLRRGQVEHVKAERNLLAEVDSNCIVKLYCSFQDEEFLYLIMEYLPGGDMMTLLMRKDILTEDEARFYVGETVLAIESIHKHNYIHRYTTLFFYMRSRDIKPDNLLLDRNGHMKLSDFGLCKPLDCSNLQEKDFSIGSNRSGALQSDGRPLAPKRSQQEQLQHWQKNRRMLAYSTVGTPDYIAPEVLLKKGYGMECDWWSLGAIMYEMLVGYPPFYSDEPMLTCRKIVNWRNYLKFPEEVKLSAEAKDLISRLLCNVEQRLGTKGADEIKAHPWFKGVEWDKLYQIKAAFIPEVNDELDTQNFEKFEEVDNQTQPSSKSGPWRKMLSSKDVNFVGYTFKNFEIVNDDQLPEIAELKKKSTKTKRPSIKTLFDDESATAANQPAQGSFLKLLPTQREVPVKSESQ
- the LOC106772426 gene encoding serine/threonine-protein kinase tricorner isoform X2; protein product: MDRCWFNKLKPKDKTRSSKSKETTGIAKEGSKTPTNEVAPSNVTKQKVAAAKQYIENHYKKQMKDLQERRERRNMLEKKLADAEVSEEEQNNLLKYFEKKEREYMRLKRHKMGADDFEPLTMIGKGAFGEVRVCREKATGHVYAMKKLKKSEMLRRGQVEHVKAERNLLAEVDSNCIVKLYCSFQDEEFLYLIMEYLPGGDMMTLLMRKDILTEDEARFYVGETVLAIESIHKHNYIHRDIKPDNLLLDRNGHMKLSDFGLCKPLDCSNLQEKDFSIGSNRSGALQSDGRPLAPKRSQQEQLQHWQKNRRMLAYSTVGTPDYIAPEVLLKKGYGMECDWWSLGAIMYEMLVGYPPFYSDEPMLTCRKIVNWRNYLKFPEEVKLSAEAKDLISRLLCNVEQRLGTKGADEIKAHPWFKGVEWDKLYQIKAAFIPEVNDELDTQNFEKFEEVDNQTQPSSKSGPWRKMLSSKDVNFVGYTFKNFEIVNDDQLPEIAELKKKSTKTKRPSIKTLFDDESATAANQPAQGSFLKLLPTQREVPVKSESQ